The Stygiolobus azoricus genome window below encodes:
- a CDS encoding amino acid permease — protein sequence MKFLRESTGFVKEFSTFDAFALNFSFLGPAAGVAYPLFVAAFLPEASWTLAVIIGALLMVPVVINYYLLTVLIPRSGGDYIFVSRVMGPFLGSVLGMSLIMAFTMGFPVLAMLEVIMVIVPGLQSLGYVLGNKGLIDIGNAITSSPLELFVVTTLVIFIVFIISSSERLYVKMFRYLTLLQIAGTILMIVGLFTVNRYPVFTSPHVNLQTLSLSSIFVLSMFAFTNAPAFFAGEIKRVKKSFIAGYLISYAVATLFALLLVIGIERGFGKQNYINYVLNGWSLPMSTSSILSFAVYPFLNYPYIVVFLVISALSWYVLYAMINVGASSRILFSMSFDRLLPSFFAEVRRGIPIYSLVFSLALSMLFNFLEVYLGYSVSFAVDGLWFVIWNYLIVAISSIKYGKSDNKILVTSLLSVFTLSLVVVLTVLYGFLNSSFGSVIFQGNTAFNLATIVIPPLTGTVTYLTSKEIRKKQGIELSEIYKEIPPE from the coding sequence TCAAGGAATTCAGCACTTTTGACGCGTTTGCACTTAACTTCTCCTTTCTCGGTCCTGCAGCAGGCGTAGCCTACCCTCTCTTCGTAGCAGCCTTTCTACCCGAAGCCAGTTGGACATTAGCTGTGATCATAGGCGCATTATTAATGGTACCGGTAGTCATTAATTACTACTTATTAACGGTTTTGATCCCGAGATCCGGAGGTGACTATATTTTCGTATCTAGGGTTATGGGACCGTTCTTGGGTAGTGTTCTAGGTATGTCGCTTATCATGGCTTTTACTATGGGTTTCCCGGTCTTAGCTATGTTAGAGGTAATTATGGTAATTGTGCCAGGTTTACAATCACTAGGGTACGTGCTAGGTAACAAAGGTTTGATAGACATTGGGAATGCAATAACTTCCTCTCCTCTAGAGCTTTTCGTAGTTACTACATTAGTTATATTCATTGTTTTCATCATATCGTCATCGGAGAGACTTTATGTTAAGATGTTCCGATATTTGACTTTACTTCAAATAGCAGGAACAATCCTCATGATAGTAGGACTGTTCACAGTTAATCGCTATCCAGTCTTCACTTCACCTCACGTAAATTTACAGACGTTATCTCTTTCCTCAATATTTGTCCTTTCCATGTTTGCCTTTACTAACGCTCCAGCGTTCTTCGCCGGTGAGATAAAGAGGGTTAAAAAGAGCTTCATAGCTGGTTACCTTATCTCCTACGCTGTAGCAACACTGTTCGCGTTATTATTAGTGATAGGGATCGAAAGAGGCTTCGGTAAGCAAAATTACATTAATTACGTACTTAACGGATGGAGCCTACCAATGTCAACTTCGTCCATCCTCTCCTTTGCCGTTTATCCCTTTTTGAACTACCCGTACATCGTGGTATTCTTAGTGATTTCAGCCCTAAGTTGGTACGTGCTATACGCAATGATAAACGTTGGGGCTTCGTCAAGGATACTGTTTTCCATGTCCTTTGACAGATTACTTCCTTCGTTCTTCGCTGAGGTCAGGAGAGGTATACCTATATACTCGCTCGTGTTCTCTCTAGCTCTCTCAATGCTTTTCAACTTCTTAGAAGTATATCTGGGTTACTCAGTTAGCTTTGCAGTTGACGGTCTCTGGTTCGTAATTTGGAACTACTTAATCGTAGCAATATCCTCGATAAAATACGGAAAATCCGACAACAAAATCCTTGTTACGTCTCTGTTATCGGTTTTCACGTTATCTCTCGTAGTAGTATTAACAGTGCTTTATGGGTTCCTGAATAGCTCCTTCGGAAGTGTAATATTCCAAGGTAATACAGCCTTTAACTTAGCTACAATAGTGATACCACCTTTGACCGGGACAGTGACTTACTTAACGTCAAAAGAGATTAGGAAAAAACAGGGTATTGAATTATCGGAGATATACAAGGAGATCCCTCCAGAATGA
- a CDS encoding amidohydrolase family protein translates to MDFHFHAPVKEFLRYLGEYAEPTLRYFNAKVEIKDLKVILDEVETLGIERVVILPIDSTTFMGRRIPNELIAEIRDPRVIKFISVDPLKPNAVEELEKAIKEIEPQGVKFHPQLQGFHPLDERAMKLYSVVEKHNLIAVFHTGTSGIGAGVKSNIRLDYGRPIYFDEIAVRYPDLKMVLAHFGWPWTEEAIAISLHKPNVYLDLSGWAPKYIPKVLWDNSKRLADKLIFGSDFPLISPERWLKEFDAIPIDGEIKKKILKDNAERLIR, encoded by the coding sequence ATAGATTTCCACTTTCACGCCCCAGTAAAGGAGTTCCTCAGATATCTCGGTGAGTATGCTGAACCTACACTAAGATATTTCAACGCAAAGGTCGAGATAAAAGACCTAAAGGTTATCTTAGATGAAGTTGAAACATTAGGTATTGAAAGAGTTGTTATATTGCCTATAGACTCTACCACTTTCATGGGAAGAAGGATTCCAAATGAATTGATTGCAGAGATTAGAGATCCACGAGTTATAAAGTTCATCTCGGTTGATCCCTTAAAGCCAAATGCAGTTGAGGAGCTTGAAAAGGCGATAAAGGAAATAGAACCTCAGGGTGTTAAGTTTCATCCTCAGTTACAAGGATTTCATCCCTTAGACGAGAGGGCTATGAAGCTATACTCAGTAGTAGAAAAACACAACCTAATCGCTGTATTTCATACGGGCACTTCAGGCATAGGGGCTGGAGTAAAATCGAACATAAGGCTCGACTACGGTAGGCCAATATATTTCGATGAGATTGCGGTGAGGTATCCAGACTTGAAAATGGTCTTAGCCCACTTCGGCTGGCCGTGGACAGAAGAAGCTATTGCTATTTCACTACACAAACCCAACGTCTATTTAGACTTATCCGGTTGGGCACCAAAGTACATTCCTAAAGTTTTGTGGGACAATTCAAAAAGGCTAGCTGACAAGCTAATTTTCGGTTCTGACTTCCCCCTTATCAGTCCGGAGAGGTGGTTAAAGGAGTTTGATGCTATACCTATCGACGGTGAGATAAAAAAGAAGATACTGAAGGACAACGCAGAGCGTTTGATAAGATGA
- a CDS encoding AMP-binding protein: MDAKFYGLEKVIKEWEEAKKNPEKFWAEKAKLITWFRRPDKIIEGHPPFEKWYVNGLLNISYNAVDRHLPEKGDKVAFYWVNERLESKAISYRDLYFEVNRAAYVLKELGISKGEKVSLLMPSIPEALYFSLAVHRLGATLVIHYVGLSAETLSYRLNDCDSKVIVVASKGFRNGNEIRIKDFVDKLLNEYKTPVEKVLVVKRGYDDFNVNKRDIIYEEVKPRGKVEVEPIAVEANEVATIYYTSGTTGRPKGLTHTNGGYVVALNTSFKLIFDPRQNDVWWTISELGWPVWPMANVYVIPVMGLTGVLFEGYIGYKPDLFSRIVERFGVSLVWSSTTTLYTLKSLGEESVKSGDISTLRMILNTGEPLNVGAWMWLREHMPNVYIADAYWMTEHLYPVAATPFGIAEIPYKPGSAGIKFPGSEFVIVDDEGKPLPPQSKGYIVLKPYSPALAKMHKDPNGERVVRTYWSRFQGYFYTGDYGYVDKDGYLYVLGRADDVITAGERIGTMEVESVVVTHPAIAEAAAVGYKKDGGEGILIVAVPKKGVSESPELENMIKEYLRNSGYIVDKVVFVRRLPKTKSGKIMRRLLRALVRGEEIGDISTLDDPSIIEELRKALGQ, from the coding sequence ATGGACGCTAAGTTTTATGGTTTAGAGAAAGTGATCAAAGAATGGGAGGAAGCTAAAAAGAACCCTGAGAAATTCTGGGCTGAAAAAGCGAAGCTGATAACATGGTTCAGGAGACCTGATAAGATTATTGAAGGTCATCCACCTTTCGAGAAGTGGTACGTAAACGGGTTGTTGAATATATCTTATAACGCCGTTGATAGGCATTTACCAGAAAAGGGAGATAAGGTAGCATTTTATTGGGTTAACGAGAGGCTTGAGAGCAAGGCAATATCTTACAGAGACCTATACTTTGAAGTGAATAGAGCAGCTTACGTATTAAAGGAGTTGGGAATAAGCAAGGGTGAGAAGGTCTCGCTCTTAATGCCGAGTATCCCAGAAGCTTTATACTTCTCTTTAGCTGTTCACCGTTTAGGCGCTACTCTAGTCATCCATTACGTGGGGTTAAGTGCTGAGACACTATCCTATAGGCTTAACGATTGTGACTCTAAAGTAATAGTAGTAGCTAGTAAGGGCTTCAGGAACGGAAACGAAATAAGGATAAAAGACTTCGTCGATAAACTACTTAACGAGTATAAGACTCCGGTAGAGAAGGTTCTGGTCGTGAAGAGGGGCTATGATGACTTTAACGTAAATAAGAGGGACATAATATACGAGGAGGTTAAACCCAGGGGTAAGGTGGAAGTTGAGCCGATAGCCGTAGAAGCTAACGAAGTTGCCACAATATATTACACATCAGGCACAACAGGCAGACCAAAAGGTCTCACTCACACCAACGGCGGTTACGTAGTAGCATTAAACACGTCATTCAAATTGATCTTTGATCCAAGACAGAATGACGTGTGGTGGACTATTTCAGAGCTTGGTTGGCCAGTATGGCCCATGGCCAACGTGTACGTGATACCGGTCATGGGATTAACAGGTGTGCTCTTCGAGGGGTATATCGGTTATAAGCCCGACTTATTCTCAAGAATCGTCGAGAGATTCGGTGTGTCGTTAGTCTGGTCGTCCACAACGACCTTATATACGTTGAAGAGCTTAGGAGAGGAGTCTGTAAAATCGGGGGACATATCTACTTTAAGAATGATACTCAACACGGGAGAACCGTTAAACGTGGGGGCGTGGATGTGGTTGAGAGAACACATGCCTAACGTATATATAGCAGACGCGTATTGGATGACGGAACACCTCTACCCGGTCGCGGCTACTCCTTTCGGAATAGCAGAGATCCCATATAAGCCTGGTTCTGCGGGGATTAAGTTCCCAGGGTCAGAATTCGTAATAGTAGATGATGAGGGTAAACCTCTACCCCCTCAGAGTAAGGGCTATATCGTATTAAAACCGTATAGCCCGGCCTTAGCAAAGATGCATAAAGATCCTAACGGTGAAAGAGTAGTCAGGACTTATTGGTCTAGGTTTCAAGGTTATTTCTATACTGGTGATTACGGATATGTGGACAAAGACGGGTATTTGTACGTTTTGGGTAGGGCAGATGACGTGATAACAGCAGGGGAAAGAATAGGGACTATGGAAGTAGAGAGCGTGGTAGTCACACATCCAGCAATAGCTGAGGCTGCAGCAGTGGGTTACAAGAAAGATGGAGGCGAAGGGATATTAATAGTAGCAGTACCTAAGAAAGGTGTGTCTGAGAGCCCAGAACTGGAAAACATGATCAAGGAGTACTTGAGGAACAGCGGTTATATTGTTGATAAAGTAGTGTTTGTTAGGCGTCTACCGAAGACTAAGAGCGGTAAGATAATGAGAAGACTGCTGAGGGCTTTAGTCAGGGGAGAAGAAATAGGTGATATATCTACGTTAGACGACCCCTCAATAATAGAGGAGTTGAGGAAAGCATTAGGGCAATAG
- a CDS encoding acyl-CoA dehydrogenase family protein, with the protein MNELIFDSIREFVKRHVEPLAVRIDKEDWYPRELVRKMGEMGFLAPMSEGLSLLDTALILKEIAKVSGSVALIQDAQGELVTEPLRVYGGDKYIVNALSKGELIGAFALSEPQGGSDVASIKTRAEKVNGKWVIKGKKMWTTQGLYADVYLVAAKTGENGLKSITTFLVRKGECVKVNKIEVMGNRGTGTAEVEFNNCEADNIVGEVNKGWEVVKYALLVGRVAISAIALGLAEGALEEALEWAKSRELFGTKLVEKQGIQWYLAESVAQLASLNALLKSVAKTEDVFKDEGKIAVLKYLSTRIATDIVDKAVQIMGGMGYAKGTKCERAYRDVRLGRIGEGTDEVQLGIIFKIINKEGLKYFSE; encoded by the coding sequence ATGAACGAACTGATCTTTGACTCCATAAGGGAATTCGTGAAAAGACATGTAGAGCCCTTGGCAGTAAGAATTGACAAAGAGGACTGGTACCCCAGAGAGTTAGTAAGAAAAATGGGGGAGATGGGGTTTTTAGCACCTATGAGCGAAGGGCTTAGCCTACTTGACACGGCGTTGATCTTGAAGGAAATTGCTAAGGTTAGCGGTTCTGTAGCTCTCATACAAGACGCTCAGGGCGAACTGGTAACAGAACCACTGAGAGTTTATGGGGGAGATAAGTATATTGTGAATGCGCTTTCCAAGGGTGAGTTAATAGGTGCTTTCGCCCTCAGCGAACCTCAGGGAGGAAGTGATGTTGCTTCAATTAAGACGAGGGCAGAAAAAGTCAACGGGAAGTGGGTGATCAAAGGGAAGAAGATGTGGACTACTCAAGGTCTTTATGCCGATGTGTACCTCGTTGCGGCAAAGACCGGAGAAAACGGCCTTAAGTCTATAACTACTTTTCTAGTACGAAAAGGAGAATGTGTAAAGGTGAATAAGATAGAAGTGATGGGAAACAGAGGCACTGGTACGGCTGAAGTTGAGTTCAACAACTGTGAAGCTGACAATATCGTAGGTGAAGTTAACAAGGGCTGGGAGGTAGTCAAGTACGCCCTTCTAGTGGGAAGGGTTGCGATCTCAGCGATAGCTCTAGGTTTAGCTGAAGGAGCTTTAGAGGAAGCTCTCGAGTGGGCAAAGAGTAGGGAACTGTTTGGAACCAAACTCGTGGAAAAGCAAGGTATACAGTGGTATTTGGCAGAAAGTGTAGCTCAGCTAGCTTCCCTTAATGCGTTATTAAAGTCGGTAGCCAAGACTGAGGACGTTTTCAAGGACGAAGGAAAAATTGCGGTGTTGAAGTATTTGTCAACGAGAATTGCGACCGACATTGTGGATAAAGCTGTACAAATCATGGGTGGAATGGGTTATGCTAAAGGAACTAAATGCGAGAGGGCTTACAGAGATGTAAGATTAGGAAGAATAGGAGAGGGGACAGATGAAGTACAGTTAGGGATAATCTTCAAGATAATTAATAAAGAGGGACTCAAATACTTTTCAGAATAA
- a CDS encoding DUF2173 family protein, with protein MSEEKLERLMKIKGVIAAGHFSADGKLLGYKGDIPKDIAELVAKMCAANTLMGSMEAEGFTMLTKMKWTPFHGWAVAAGDYAVCVMGHYGVFVKLSEADFNLIFKELGEVARS; from the coding sequence ATGAGTGAGGAAAAACTCGAAAGGTTAATGAAGATAAAGGGAGTAATAGCTGCAGGTCATTTCTCGGCGGATGGTAAATTACTGGGATACAAAGGTGACATACCAAAGGATATAGCTGAACTAGTAGCCAAGATGTGTGCAGCAAACACGTTGATGGGTAGTATGGAGGCAGAAGGATTCACCATGTTAACTAAGATGAAGTGGACACCGTTCCACGGCTGGGCAGTAGCAGCAGGTGACTATGCCGTATGTGTTATGGGACACTATGGAGTGTTTGTAAAGTTATCCGAGGCCGACTTCAATCTAATATTCAAGGAACTGGGAGAAGTAGCAAGATCTTGA
- a CDS encoding peroxiredoxin, producing MKLKIGDQAPDFEGITDEGRKIRLSDFRGKFVILYFYPKDDTPGCRVEAMSFRDRYNDLQRLSAVVIGVSGDNVDSHKKFKEKYKLPFILVSDTEGKIRELYSVKGLLIPPRVTFVIDTDGRIIHIYSSQLNPSSHVSEALKVIRELESMG from the coding sequence GTGAAACTAAAAATAGGTGATCAGGCTCCTGATTTTGAAGGAATTACTGACGAAGGAAGAAAAATAAGACTTTCGGACTTCCGAGGGAAGTTTGTAATTCTCTACTTTTACCCTAAGGACGATACTCCAGGATGTAGAGTTGAAGCAATGTCTTTCCGTGATAGGTATAATGACCTCCAGAGGCTTAGCGCTGTTGTAATCGGTGTAAGCGGTGATAATGTAGACTCTCATAAAAAGTTTAAGGAGAAATATAAATTACCGTTCATATTGGTATCTGACACAGAAGGTAAGATAAGGGAGTTATACAGCGTCAAAGGCTTACTTATACCGCCTAGAGTGACTTTTGTGATAGACACCGATGGGCGAATTATCCATATTTACTCCTCTCAGTTAAACCCTTCATCTCACGTAAGTGAGGCACTAAAAGTGATAAGGGAATTAGAGAGTATGGGATAG
- the rnhA gene encoding ribonuclease HI, with amino-acid sequence MIVGYFDGLCEPKNPGGIATFGYLIILDNGEKIKGYGLAAKPFSKDSTNNVAEYTGIICLMEELKRLNAFQPIIRGDSQLVVKQLNGEYRVKAQRIIPLYKRALELKEELDAKVEWVPRELNTEADYLSRVAYDLVVKGKLTDVGCKIFDH; translated from the coding sequence GTGATAGTGGGTTACTTTGACGGATTATGCGAGCCAAAAAACCCAGGGGGAATAGCAACCTTCGGTTATCTCATAATCTTGGATAACGGAGAAAAAATAAAAGGTTATGGGCTAGCTGCAAAGCCTTTCTCAAAGGACTCTACTAATAACGTAGCTGAATATACGGGAATAATATGCCTAATGGAGGAGCTGAAAAGACTCAATGCATTTCAGCCTATAATTAGAGGCGACTCTCAACTTGTGGTAAAGCAGTTAAACGGAGAGTATAGAGTTAAGGCACAGAGAATTATACCTTTATATAAGAGGGCTTTAGAGTTGAAAGAGGAATTAGATGCTAAAGTAGAATGGGTGCCTAGAGAGTTAAACACCGAAGCAGATTACCTAAGTAGGGTTGCTTATGATTTAGTTGTAAAAGGAAAACTTACTGATGTAGGATGCAAAATTTTTGATCATTAA
- a CDS encoding DUF973 family protein, producing MSNPLPNSPYYQDVNALQQLKDASLWFIIITLLGYIGLFASVGAIVSIVSLILLFIIGIPKLRTTFQSFAMTGKDVNNGFTGLKILPFGILISFIGGLLAVIGVAASIFSASSLALAAIGGVLALLGAIVTFVGYLLIGITIYNLGGVYSNDMMKIGGILIIIPGISFIGWILTYISVDEIVRRLTYGPSSGYPASAYPPAGTPQGGYPPYSTQPTYGSQPVPNIPPASTDVYQIGIGQINQNGEAKVTLMANRYGLSITGASIESTTIYTTQVYPSTLNQGQNEVTIRFPQATNLTPGNTYIVLLYLSNGQMVRTVVKFNPGF from the coding sequence ATGAGCAATCCATTACCTAACTCTCCATATTATCAAGACGTTAATGCACTGCAGCAATTAAAGGACGCATCTTTGTGGTTTATCATTATCACGCTTTTAGGATATATAGGACTTTTCGCAAGTGTTGGTGCAATAGTTTCCATAGTTAGTTTAATACTACTATTTATAATAGGAATTCCTAAACTGAGAACAACATTCCAATCGTTTGCTATGACTGGGAAAGATGTTAATAACGGCTTCACTGGGTTAAAAATACTACCATTTGGAATACTGATATCCTTTATAGGGGGTTTATTGGCCGTTATAGGTGTAGCTGCTTCTATATTTAGTGCGAGTAGCTTAGCGTTAGCTGCTATAGGAGGGGTTTTAGCATTACTAGGTGCAATAGTCACTTTCGTAGGTTACTTGCTGATAGGCATAACAATATACAACTTAGGAGGGGTTTATTCAAACGATATGATGAAGATTGGTGGAATCTTAATAATTATACCAGGTATTTCCTTTATAGGCTGGATATTAACATATATAAGCGTAGACGAGATAGTGAGAAGACTAACGTACGGACCGAGTAGTGGATATCCGGCTTCAGCTTATCCACCTGCTGGAACTCCCCAAGGAGGGTATCCCCCGTATAGCACTCAACCAACATACGGCTCGCAACCTGTTCCTAATATACCCCCTGCAAGTACTGATGTATATCAGATAGGGATAGGTCAAATTAACCAAAACGGTGAAGCCAAAGTAACCCTTATGGCGAATAGATACGGTTTATCAATAACTGGAGCTTCTATTGAAAGCACTACTATTTACACTACTCAAGTGTATCCAAGCACCTTAAATCAAGGACAAAATGAAGTCACTATAAGATTTCCTCAGGCTACGAATTTAACACCCGGTAACACTTACATCGTCTTATTATATTTATCTAACGGTCAGATGGTAAGGACTGTAGTAAAATTTAATCCGGGTTTCTAA
- a CDS encoding NCS1 family nucleobase:cation symporter-1: protein MSEDQAINPLEVTRYYPEKGQVELTIALPQERFLWNADIHPVPVKQRTWGPLTYFLIWVSMAFIIPSWTLASVGIVMGLNALQSILIVFLGNVIVLVPMIIQSHGGARYALAEPQLTRSRWGIYGAIFPSWLRAVIGAGWWGIESYIITEATTAIYAIMTGKINVIAYTVSHYADYPFVLSKDFPNIFWGTFAIVILAQILVFYFSPITKAQPVLKWLARLSGPIILLGYLLTWSYFMQKVNWNVNILSLSTSSGNLLSMLAFLNANIAFWATMAITMPDYTRFAKSQIAQTLGQIPMPFLMLSIAAMSTMTTASSLKLYGQPIWDPIVLVTLHMPPSLNVFVLFTFILATFTVNVFANAVGPAYDIANTFPKKLTWFKGSLILIVIGLALGAWSYYGNAYSYIESWLLTYGGLLGSVEGIIIFDYALIRRFKFELLDIFLSNGRFRYWKGVNPAAVITFLVVSLILYLPYRGENILLSNAWVFSFIASGLIYTPLMVLWVIPKYQKDLSGSLITGYYSDVTKKIFNISQKDDDRNSKDTL from the coding sequence ATGAGTGAGGATCAAGCTATTAACCCACTTGAAGTAACGAGATATTATCCAGAAAAAGGTCAAGTTGAGTTAACAATAGCATTACCCCAAGAGAGATTCTTGTGGAACGCAGATATTCACCCAGTCCCGGTCAAGCAGAGGACATGGGGTCCCTTAACTTATTTCCTAATATGGGTATCAATGGCATTTATAATACCCAGTTGGACTTTAGCGAGTGTAGGCATTGTCATGGGTTTAAATGCGTTACAATCGATCCTCATCGTCTTCTTAGGAAACGTAATTGTCTTAGTCCCTATGATAATCCAATCTCACGGCGGAGCAAGGTACGCTTTAGCTGAACCGCAACTAACTAGATCGAGGTGGGGAATATACGGAGCAATATTCCCAAGCTGGCTCAGGGCTGTCATAGGAGCTGGTTGGTGGGGCATAGAGTCTTACATCATTACTGAGGCTACAACTGCTATCTACGCAATCATGACGGGTAAAATTAACGTTATAGCCTATACTGTGTCTCACTATGCCGATTATCCTTTCGTGTTGAGTAAGGACTTCCCGAACATATTTTGGGGCACTTTTGCCATAGTCATATTAGCCCAGATATTGGTCTTTTACTTCTCACCAATAACTAAAGCTCAGCCCGTATTAAAGTGGTTGGCAAGACTGAGCGGACCTATAATACTCTTAGGATATCTCTTAACGTGGTCTTACTTCATGCAAAAAGTGAATTGGAACGTTAACATTCTTTCTTTATCCACCTCTTCTGGCAACCTCCTCAGCATGTTAGCTTTCTTAAATGCCAACATCGCGTTCTGGGCTACTATGGCTATAACAATGCCTGATTACACAAGATTTGCTAAAAGTCAAATAGCCCAAACTTTAGGACAAATACCAATGCCCTTCCTCATGTTATCTATCGCAGCTATGTCAACTATGACTACTGCTTCTTCCCTCAAGCTCTACGGACAACCTATCTGGGATCCAATAGTCCTTGTGACCTTACATATGCCACCTTCCCTAAACGTCTTTGTGCTTTTCACTTTCATCTTAGCTACATTCACGGTAAACGTATTCGCTAACGCTGTAGGCCCCGCTTACGATATAGCCAATACTTTCCCTAAGAAGTTAACGTGGTTTAAGGGGTCCTTGATCCTAATCGTTATAGGTTTAGCATTAGGAGCGTGGAGTTACTATGGTAACGCTTATAGCTATATTGAGAGTTGGTTGTTGACTTACGGTGGTTTGCTGGGAAGTGTGGAGGGAATAATAATCTTCGATTACGCCTTGATAAGGAGGTTTAAGTTCGAATTATTAGACATTTTCTTATCCAATGGACGATTTAGATACTGGAAAGGAGTAAACCCTGCTGCTGTAATAACGTTCCTAGTTGTTTCCTTAATACTGTATTTACCTTACCGTGGAGAAAACATATTGTTAAGTAACGCATGGGTATTTTCTTTCATAGCTTCAGGTCTAATTTATACACCGCTAATGGTACTGTGGGTAATTCCAAAATACCAGAAGGACTTAAGTGGTTCACTTATTACTGGTTACTACTCTGATGTTACAAAAAAGATATTTAACATCTCTCAGAAAGATGACGATAGAAACAGTAAAGATACCCTATGA
- a CDS encoding uracil-DNA glycosylase, which produces MNLAGESLFSCNLCPRLRDYVKSIIPPPRFKSWNYWAKPVPGFGDPNAKILIVGLAPAAHGGNRTGRAFTGDQSGQWVVRGLYEIGLANKPESVSQDDGLMLKCVYVTNAVKCAPPKNRPTNEEIKKCSANWLLKEINSLKYLKVIIPLGRVAFYSVSLLLGIKADFEHGKEIEVGKYKVLVSYHVSAQNTRTGRLSWEDWLKILRRAKGLAEC; this is translated from the coding sequence ATGAACTTAGCCGGTGAGTCTCTTTTTTCTTGTAATCTATGTCCCAGACTGAGAGATTACGTCAAGTCCATAATCCCTCCACCGCGGTTTAAGTCATGGAATTACTGGGCGAAACCAGTCCCAGGCTTTGGCGATCCAAATGCCAAGATCCTTATTGTAGGACTTGCCCCCGCAGCCCACGGTGGTAACAGAACTGGGAGGGCTTTTACTGGAGATCAATCAGGGCAATGGGTGGTCAGGGGGCTTTATGAAATAGGTCTCGCTAATAAACCGGAAAGTGTTTCGCAGGACGATGGTCTTATGCTCAAATGTGTATACGTAACTAATGCTGTGAAGTGTGCTCCTCCCAAGAATAGACCCACCAACGAAGAAATAAAGAAATGTTCGGCAAACTGGTTACTAAAGGAAATTAACTCTTTGAAGTATCTCAAGGTCATTATCCCTTTAGGTAGGGTAGCTTTTTACAGCGTGTCACTATTATTAGGAATAAAAGCTGATTTCGAGCACGGTAAAGAGATCGAAGTTGGAAAATATAAAGTGTTAGTTAGTTATCACGTGAGTGCCCAGAATACTAGGACTGGGAGACTAAGCTGGGAAGATTGGTTGAAAATTTTGAGGAGGGCTAAAGGGTTAGCCGAATGCTAG